The window AATTCCTGCCACTGACGCACCATGCCAAGTTTGGCATTATCAATCAGCAGAATTTTCACCGGGATTTGGTAACGCTTTAATGTCGACAGTTCCTGGATATTCATCATCAATGAACCGTCACCACAAACCGCAACGACAGTATCATTTGGCCTTGCCACCTGAGCACCGATTGCCGCAGGCAGACCAAATCCCATGGTGCCAAGACCACCACTGGATAAAAAGTTTTTCGGGTCGTGCATCATCATATGCTGTGCCGCCCACATCTGATGTTGACCAACGTCCGTGGTTGTCACTGCGTCCTTGGATAACATCTTACCCAATTCAGATAATACCGACGGCGCATAGATACCTTCGCCCGGATGGTCATAACGCCAGGGAAAATCCGTTGATAGCTGCTGACAACGCTGTTGCCAGGCGTCAATTTGCAAATGCGGTCGCAAACCGATTAATAACTGTTTAAATACCGGCAAAGATTGCTTTAAATCGGCAACGATCGGTAAATCCACACCGCGACGTTTATTGACTTCACAATTATCGATATCTAGTTGAATAACTTTGGCTTTGGGTGCAAATTCGGCGAGCTTGCCAGTAACCCGGTCATCAAAACGCGCGCCCAATGCGATAAGTAGATCGCATTCCTGGACCGCCAGATTCGCCGGCTTGCTGCCATGCATGCCAAGCATACCTAAAAAATATTCTGCCTCAGGGTCGATGGCACCAATACCTTTTAAGGTGGTAACACTCGGGATATTTACCGCTGCCATTAAGTCACGCAGGTGCTCGACCGCATCGGCCATACCAACACCACCACCAACATAAAAAATCGGTGAGCGTGACTCTTCTATCAGCGTCTGCAGCTTTTGCTGATTAGGCAGAGAGATTACCGGATTTAAAGGCGCGACAGTTTGTGGTTTTGAAGCCAATTCCGCTAATAATCGTTCTGCACGTTCTGAATCAAGCTTTTGAATTTGTACGTCTTTTGGGATATCGATTAACACCGGTCCTGGGCGCCCTTCATAGGCAATTTCAACCGCTTTAGAAACGGCGACTGGGATTTCACTGGCACATTGCACTTGCTCGCAATACTTAGTGCAGGCAAGGCTCAATCCAAGAATATCAACTTCCTGGAATGCATCTGAACCCATGGCTTTTTTCGCTACCTGGCCAGTGATTGCCAGCATAGGAATTGAATCGGAAAAGGCATCGGCAATGGCCGTTATCAGGTTTGTCGCCCCAGGGCCTGATGTAGCCAGACAAACACCAAGTTTGTTACTAGCTCTTGAGTAACCAAGGGCTGAAAAACCAGCGCCTTGCTCATGACGACAGAGAAAATGCTTGATTGGGCTGTCATACAAGGCATCGTAGACAGGCATGATCGCACCGCCCGGATAGCCGAACAGACTATCAACGCCGTGTTGTTGCAATGCTTTTAACAGTAACTCTGCACCTGTCATGGGACACCTTTGTGAAATTCTGCAAAATTTTGTCTGCAGATTGAGAGTCGTTACCGACTCGGTTCAATTTTTAGCGCTGATGACTCCGGATCCAGACTCAAACAGCCGTTTAATTGTTTACACCCTAAAAAAATAAACCCCCCGGTTCTTTCGAAGCGGGGGGTTGGTGGTGTTAGTGTTTTTCTAACTCAACAACAATCCCGCAATGATTTAATAATCACCACGACGAGGACGTTAATTTGAATTAGAAATAATTTGTTCATTACTAAAATCTACTTGTTGATTCTTATAGTAAACTTATCTGTCAAGCCCATAACTAAGACTTAATTATAGGCGACTTTGAAATTTGTAACGTATTTTTAACACAGGGATTCACTGCTCACAACCGTTTTCTTGCAGAAATCTAAAATAATTACTCTATTTTTTGTTCTAAGCGTAAATTTTTCATTATAACGAGCTGAAAAAGTTTATTTTTTTAGCCTGAAAGGGATTTTCATGGCGATTGCAAAAATTTTCTCCCGGGCCAGAATCGGGTTAGATGCACCTACGGTTATTGTCGAAGTGCATATTGCCAACGGTCTTCCGGCGTTCAATATCGTTGGTTTACCAGAGACCACGGTTAAAGAATCGAAAGACCGGGTGCGCTCTGCCATTATTAACTGCGGCTATGAATTTCCGGGCCGCCGTATTACCGTCAACCTCGCGCCGGCAGATTTACCCAAAGAAGGTGGCCGCTTTGATTTACCGATTGCTATTGGCATTTTATTAGCATCGGAGCAATTACCACAGTTTAATACTGACACTCTAGAATTTGCCGGAGAGCTTTCTCTATCCGGTGAGCTAAGACCAATTCTTGGCGAGATATCCATGGCCATGGCATGTGCCGCGCAAGGACGGGATCTGTTTTTGCCCCAGGGTAATAGTGCTCAGGCATCCTGGGTGGATGATGTGACTATCTATCCGTTAACGCATCTGGCGCAATTATTTCCGCACTTACAACGTATCCAGCCGATTGAACCACTAAAATCCAGCAAACCACAAATTAGCGGCGCCCAACATGCGATTTGCCTGAGCGATATTATTGGCCAGGACAGTGCCAAACGAGGCTTGGAAATTGCCGCTAGTGGTGGCCATAACCTACTACTGATAGGCCCGCCAGGAACCGGCAAAACCATGTTGGCCTCAAGACTTGCCACCTTGCTTCCGGATATGGAACAACATGAAGCTTTGCAAACCGCCGCCATACGCTCGATATGCGGACAGGAAATTACCTGTGATAACTGGCTAATGCGTCCGTTTCGAGCGCCACATCATAATGCCTCTTCTGCGGCATTAGTCGGCGGTGGCAGTCATCCACAGCCTGGAGAAATTACCCTTGCCCACAACGGTGTCTTATTTTTGGATGAGTTAGTTGAATTCGACAGAAAGGTTTTAGAAGTATTACGCGAACCGATAGAGAGCGGCGAAGTCACCATATCCAGAGTTAAACAAAAGACCACGTATCCAGCAAAGTTCCAGTTAATCGCCGCGATGAACCCTTCGCCGACGGGATTTTATAATGACAAACGAGCGACACCAGAGCAGGTAATGCGTTACCTGAATCGTTTGTCAGGTCCTTTACTTGAACGTATCGATATGCAATTGGAAGTGCCCTTATTGCCAAAAGGCTATTGGCGAAAGGACGGGTATCAGCAACAGGGTGAGAGCAGTGAAACGGTTCGAGAGCGGGTAATCGAATGCCGACAACGACAGATTCGTCGGCAGGGCAAAGCTAATCATCGCTTAAGTGCCGCAGAGTTACATCAATATTGCCATTTATCGGAAGACAATCTTGAATTCTTTGAGCTCGCCATCGAAAAACTTGGTCTTTCTACCCGAGTTCATCACAACCTGTTAAAGATTGCCCGTACCATCGCCGATATGTCAGGCGCTGAGCAAATCGATAAATTGCATCTCACCGAAGCCTTGTCCTATCGCGCCATGGATCGGATCCTCAGCTATCTGGCCAGTAATTTACAGCGTTAATTTTCACGCAGACACCTACTCTATCCTTTCTTGTTATTTCAGCTACCCTCTCGCGGAAGCACGTCCTGCTTAAATTCTGCCACTTGTTTTAACTTTCCAAAATTAACCATTGCACAACCCTGAATCTTGCGCCGAACAGTATGTTAAAGTTCTCCCTTATCTTCCCTATTAAGACACCCATAGATACAAATTCTTTGCGCATTTATTAACACGAAGTTATTGAGACACCCATAACAAATAGACAGCAACTTGATGAAACTCAGGAGGAGGAAAGCGATTTAATTTCTCCTCGATGCCTTCTTTTAAAGCTAACTGGAAGAGCATTTCATATGGGTGTCTTCTTTGGTTTTGTTTAGTTTTAATGTGGGTGTCTTAACAAGAGCATTCCTGATGCGTCATGAAACGTAACAAGCTATTGATTTAAAATGCTTTACAATTCAGCGCGACAATCAACCAAACTTATTATTTAGGCACTCATAACAACCTTAAACAGAAATCCCACCAAGTAATTCGGAGGAGGACCGAGATATTCATTCTCCACTATGATCTAGCACACTCTTTAATATCTAAGCAGTGTGATGGGTGTCTTAATAAGACTCTATGATCAAGTTTGCCCTTTAATATCTAACCAATATGATGGGTGTCTTAATAAGATTGTGTTCAGTGTTGATAATGAATTCGCGATTATTCAAGACACTGAATAAATGCCTGTATCAAAGGTTGCTTGGCACGATTATTCAAGCCACATACCCCAAGGGAAAATTCCGATATGGGGTGTTCGGTATTTATGGTGCGGATCCTGTCCTTCACCGGACTATTATCAATCACTACCTGAGGTGCTATGCCGATACCACAACCAAGGGCGACCATAGATACTAAAGCTTCGTGACCAGACACCCGGGCATAGATATTTGGTTTAATCGTTAAATCACCTGCCGTCTGTTGTCTGAACCAGGTATCGAATCGGCTACGAACCGGTCCATGATCGGCCAGGATCACAGGTAAAGTCTGCCAATCAATTTGATTATTGCTTTGATACTGATCGAGCAGGCTGGAAACATGACAGTTAATGGTCGGGCCGATAATGGCTACTGGAATACTGGCAACTGAATGAAAAAAACAACTGCCTGGCAAACTGTCTTCATGGGCAGCGATGGCTAGATCCACGTCTTTGTTCTGCACCTTTTGAAAAGCATCGGCGGCATTACCGGTTTCCAGGCTGATCTCTACCTGGGGATATTTCTCCCGAAATTTATCCAACATCGCGGGAAGATGGGAATAAGCGGCGGTCACCGAGCAGTAAAGCGATAGCTTCCCTCTTAGCTGTCCTTGCTGTTGCTGAATACGCGCCTGCAGATTCTGCCATTCAAGGATTTGCTCCTTGCAATATTGATGAAACACATCGCCCGCTGGCGTTAGCGAAACACTGCGGTTGTCGCGAAACAATAACTGACTGTCGACTTCCGACTCCAGACGTTGCACTAAGCGACTCAGAGTTGAAGGACTCATATGAAAGATACTGGCGGTCTGAGAAAAATGCAGATGCTCTGCCAAATGAGCAAATACCTGTAACGATTTAATATCCATTCAGTGTCATCATGAGCGTGCTGATAATCATTTGGAAAATCAGACAGGCTCTCTTTGTTGCAAATAATGCAATACATTATTGCAAATATATCATTTTAAGCAACAAAGATTATCCACTATGATTCACTCGATAGAAATTTCATACAGATACCGATACAGGAGTAGTTTCAGGTGGCCAATTATTTTAATACCTTGAGTTTGCGCGATAAGTTAGCGCAGTTAGGCAAATGTCGTTTTATGAAACGCGATGAATTCAGCGATGGTTGTAACGCCATTAAAGGCTGGAAAATCGTAATCGTCGGCTGTGGTGCTCAAGGTCTGAACCAGGGCCTGAACATGCGTGATTCTGGTCTTGATATCTCTTACGCATTGCGTGAGTCGGCTATCAGTGAAAAGCGTCAGTCCTGGCAGTGGGCTACGGAAAATGGTTTTACCGTTGGTACCTACGAAGAATTGATCCCACAAGCGGATATGGTATTAAACCTGACCCCAGATAAGCAGCACACCAATGTTGTTGAATCGGTAATGCCATTGATGAAGCAGGGCGCAACTCTCTCCTATTCTCATGGTTTTAATATCGTTGAAGAAGGTATGCAGGTTCGTGAAGACATCACGGTGGTAATGGTTGCACCTAAGTGCCCGGGTACTGAAGTTCGCGAAGAATACAAGCGCGGTTTCGGTGTACCAACGCTTATTGCTGTGCACCCTGAAAACGATCCTAAGGGTCAGGGCCTTGCCGTTGCCAAAGCTTATGCAAGCGCCACTGGTGGTGACCGTGCCGGTGTACTTGAGTCATCGTTTATAGCCGAAGTTAAATCCGACTTGATGGGTGAGCAAACTATCCTTTGCGGCATGTTACAGACCGGGGCAATTTTGGGTCACCAGCAAATGGTTGCCAACGGTATGAACAGTGCCTACGCGGCGAAATTGATTCAGTACGGTTGGGAAACCGTAACCGAAGGCTTAAAACATGGTGGTATCACCAACATGATGGACAGATTGTCGAATCCGGCAAAAGTCCGCGCTTTTGAAATGGCGGAAGAATTAAAAGATATTCTGCGTCCATTATTTGAAAAGCACATGGATGACATCATCGAAGGTGAGTTTTCAAAAACCATGATGCAGGACTGGGCAAATGGTGATGACAATCTGCTAACCTGGCGTGAACAGACATCACAAACCTCGTTTGAACAAGCGGCAGAATGTGATGTAGAAATCAGCGAACAGGAATACTACGACAAAGGTATCTTCCTGGTAGCTATGGTAAAAGCCGGTGTTGAACTTGCCTTTGAAACCATGGTTGCTGCAGGCATCATTGAAGAATCGGCTTACTATGAGTCGCTGCATGAAACGCCACTAATCGCCAACTGTATCGCCCGTAAGAAACTTTACGAAATGAATGTGGTTATCTCAGACACCGCTGAATACGGTAACTACTTGTTCTCTCACGCTGCGGTACCGTTACTGCAAGACTACGCCAGCAAATTATCGTTAGAAGATTTGGGTGAGGGCTTAAGCGATTCCAGTAATCAAGTTGACAATGTTCGTTTGATTGAAGTAAACGAAGCTATCCGCAACCACAGCGTTGAGCAGGTAGGTAAAACCCTTCGTGGCTACATGACAGATATGAAGAAGATCGCGCTTTAATCGATTTAGAACGCGACCTAAAAGTCGCTACAGAAATCAGAGCTCAGTAACAGCGGTTTGCTGCTATCTGCCATCCGCTGTCTGTTGACTCAAAAAGGGGTTAAATCCAACCAGGATTTAATCCTTTTTTTACGTCTACAATTAATTCCATAAGCTCCTCATACCAATCAATTATGGAAAAACCATGTCTGGCATCTACGATAATATTCTGCAAACCGTTGGCAATACCCCCATTGTAAAGCTCAATAAAATGGCCCCGCCTGGCGTCAATGTATTTGTCAAAGTGGAATCCTTTAATCCCATGGGCTCAGTGAAAGACCGATTGGCTCTGGGGGTTATTGAAGATGCGGAACGACGTGGTCTGCTCAAGCCCGGGCAGACGGTCGTTGAAGCCACCAGTGGTAATACCGGAATTGGCCTTGCTATGGTTTGTGCGCAAAAGGGCTATCCCCTTGTGGTTACCATGGCGGAAAACTTTAGTGTTGAGCGGCGAAAAATGATGCGCTTTCTTGGCGCCAAAGTAGTTCTTACCCCAGCGCATGCAAAAGGTACCGGCATGGTCAATAAAGCCGCGGAACTTGCCGAACAACATGGATGGTTTTTAGCCAGGCAATTTGAAAACCCTGCTAACGCAGAGATGCATTATCGAACCACTGCCGAAGAGATCCTCAAAGATTTTTCTGAAATCAATCTTGATTACTGGGTTAGCGGCTTTGGTACCGGCGGCACTCTCAATGGTGTATCCCGTAAACTTAAAGAAGCCAGTCCCAATACCCGCATTATTGTATGCGAGCCGGACAACTCACAAATTCTCGCCAGCGGTATCAGCCAACCTGCAGATGAAAGTCATCCCAAATTTCGTCCCCATATGATGCAGGGCTGGTCACCGGATTTTATTCCCGATCTTGCCAATCAGGCCTTACAGGCTGATCACATCGATAATTTCATGCCCATTGATGGTGAAGATTCGCTGCGCTGTGCCAAAGAGCTGGCTCAAAAAGAAGGCATTTTTGTTGGTATTTCCGGAGGCGCAACCTTGTCCGGCGCCTTAAATCTGGCCAAGTTAGTCGCC is drawn from Thalassotalea sp. PS06 and contains these coding sequences:
- the ilvG gene encoding acetolactate synthase 2 catalytic subunit, whose amino-acid sequence is MTGAELLLKALQQHGVDSLFGYPGGAIMPVYDALYDSPIKHFLCRHEQGAGFSALGYSRASNKLGVCLATSGPGATNLITAIADAFSDSIPMLAITGQVAKKAMGSDAFQEVDILGLSLACTKYCEQVQCASEIPVAVSKAVEIAYEGRPGPVLIDIPKDVQIQKLDSERAERLLAELASKPQTVAPLNPVISLPNQQKLQTLIEESRSPIFYVGGGVGMADAVEHLRDLMAAVNIPSVTTLKGIGAIDPEAEYFLGMLGMHGSKPANLAVQECDLLIALGARFDDRVTGKLAEFAPKAKVIQLDIDNCEVNKRRGVDLPIVADLKQSLPVFKQLLIGLRPHLQIDAWQQRCQQLSTDFPWRYDHPGEGIYAPSVLSELGKMLSKDAVTTTDVGQHQMWAAQHMMMHDPKNFLSSGGLGTMGFGLPAAIGAQVARPNDTVVAVCGDGSLMMNIQELSTLKRYQIPVKILLIDNAKLGMVRQWQELFFQERYSETDLSDNPDFVSLATAFDIKAKLITTKQQVSAALTEMLAHQGPYLLQVRIDEMDNVWPLVPPETANHGMLEAGNGN
- a CDS encoding YifB family Mg chelatase-like AAA ATPase: MAIAKIFSRARIGLDAPTVIVEVHIANGLPAFNIVGLPETTVKESKDRVRSAIINCGYEFPGRRITVNLAPADLPKEGGRFDLPIAIGILLASEQLPQFNTDTLEFAGELSLSGELRPILGEISMAMACAAQGRDLFLPQGNSAQASWVDDVTIYPLTHLAQLFPHLQRIQPIEPLKSSKPQISGAQHAICLSDIIGQDSAKRGLEIAASGGHNLLLIGPPGTGKTMLASRLATLLPDMEQHEALQTAAIRSICGQEITCDNWLMRPFRAPHHNASSAALVGGGSHPQPGEITLAHNGVLFLDELVEFDRKVLEVLREPIESGEVTISRVKQKTTYPAKFQLIAAMNPSPTGFYNDKRATPEQVMRYLNRLSGPLLERIDMQLEVPLLPKGYWRKDGYQQQGESSETVRERVIECRQRQIRRQGKANHRLSAAELHQYCHLSEDNLEFFELAIEKLGLSTRVHHNLLKIARTIADMSGAEQIDKLHLTEALSYRAMDRILSYLASNLQR
- the ilvY gene encoding HTH-type transcriptional activator IlvY, which produces MDIKSLQVFAHLAEHLHFSQTASIFHMSPSTLSRLVQRLESEVDSQLLFRDNRSVSLTPAGDVFHQYCKEQILEWQNLQARIQQQQGQLRGKLSLYCSVTAAYSHLPAMLDKFREKYPQVEISLETGNAADAFQKVQNKDVDLAIAAHEDSLPGSCFFHSVASIPVAIIGPTINCHVSSLLDQYQSNNQIDWQTLPVILADHGPVRSRFDTWFRQQTAGDLTIKPNIYARVSGHEALVSMVALGCGIGIAPQVVIDNSPVKDRIRTINTEHPISEFSLGVCGLNNRAKQPLIQAFIQCLE
- the ilvC gene encoding ketol-acid reductoisomerase is translated as MANYFNTLSLRDKLAQLGKCRFMKRDEFSDGCNAIKGWKIVIVGCGAQGLNQGLNMRDSGLDISYALRESAISEKRQSWQWATENGFTVGTYEELIPQADMVLNLTPDKQHTNVVESVMPLMKQGATLSYSHGFNIVEEGMQVREDITVVMVAPKCPGTEVREEYKRGFGVPTLIAVHPENDPKGQGLAVAKAYASATGGDRAGVLESSFIAEVKSDLMGEQTILCGMLQTGAILGHQQMVANGMNSAYAAKLIQYGWETVTEGLKHGGITNMMDRLSNPAKVRAFEMAEELKDILRPLFEKHMDDIIEGEFSKTMMQDWANGDDNLLTWREQTSQTSFEQAAECDVEISEQEYYDKGIFLVAMVKAGVELAFETMVAAGIIEESAYYESLHETPLIANCIARKKLYEMNVVISDTAEYGNYLFSHAAVPLLQDYASKLSLEDLGEGLSDSSNQVDNVRLIEVNEAIRNHSVEQVGKTLRGYMTDMKKIAL
- the cysK gene encoding cysteine synthase A; the encoded protein is MSGIYDNILQTVGNTPIVKLNKMAPPGVNVFVKVESFNPMGSVKDRLALGVIEDAERRGLLKPGQTVVEATSGNTGIGLAMVCAQKGYPLVVTMAENFSVERRKMMRFLGAKVVLTPAHAKGTGMVNKAAELAEQHGWFLARQFENPANAEMHYRTTAEEILKDFSEINLDYWVSGFGTGGTLNGVSRKLKEASPNTRIIVCEPDNSQILASGISQPADESHPKFRPHMMQGWSPDFIPDLANQALQADHIDNFMPIDGEDSLRCAKELAQKEGIFVGISGGATLSGALNLAKLVAKGSNILCMLPDTGERYLSTQLFADVNADMNEAELTISRSTDNYRFDSSGGGSAAEAPLPEAEPEMVKEIDDYINNSEQKVVMFALQWCEFCDSVRNALKHYDIEFKSVDLDSVAFAEQNHGGKLRIALRHKTGWNTFPQIFVNGEFVGGCTDIFDKVKNDSLQPMLDSAGISYNQTMTGDGKKDPYDYLPSWLHAR